In Taeniopygia guttata chromosome 7, bTaeGut7.mat, whole genome shotgun sequence, a single window of DNA contains:
- the NEUROD1 gene encoding neurogenic differentiation factor 1 isoform X1 gives MQRLTMTKSYSESGLMGEPQPQGPPSWTDECLSSQDEEHEVDKKEEDLEGLHAEAEEDSLRNGEEEDEEDDLDEEEEEEEEEEDDDQKPKRRGPKKKKMTKARMERFKLRRMKANARERNRMHGLNAALDNLRKVVPCYSKTQKLSKIETLRLAKNYIWALSEILRSGKSPDLVSFVQTLCKGLSQPTTNLVAGCLQLNPRTFLPEQSQEVPPHVAAAAAAAGAPFPAHPYPYQSPGLPSPPYGTMDSSHLFHLKPPHAYGAALEPFFESGLAEGASPAFDGPLSPPLSVNGNFSFKHEPAADFDKSYAFSMHYPAAAAALAAAPAHAAIFPPAASRCEIPVDGLAPYEGHPHHERVLSAQLNAIFHD, from the coding sequence ATGCAGAGGCTCACCATGACCAAGTCGTACAGCGAGAGCGGGCTGATGGGCGAGCCCCAGCCGCAGGGCCCCCCGAGCTGGACGGACGAGTGCCTCAGCTCCCAGGACGAGGAGCACGAGGTGGACAAGAAAGAGGAGGACCTGGAGGGTCTGCACGCTGAGGCCGAGGAGGACTCCCTGCGGAACGGAGAGGAAGAGGACGAGGAAGACGACTTGGacgaagaggaggaggaagaggaggaggaggaagacgaCGACCAGAAGCCCAAGAGGCGGGGCcccaagaagaagaagatgaCCAAGGCGCGCATGGAGCGGTTCAAGCTGCGGCGCATGAAGGCCAACGCCCGGGAGCGCAACCGCATGCACGGGCTGAACGCGGCCCTGGACAACCTGCGCAAGGTGGTGCCCTGCTACTCCAAGACGCAGAAGCTCTCCAAGATCGAGACCCTGCGCCTGGCCAAGAACTACATCTGGGCACTTTCCGAGATCCTCCGCTCGGGCAAGAGCCCGGACCTGGTGTCCTTCGTGCAGACCCTCTGCAAGGGCCTGTCGCAGCCCACCACCAACTTGGTGGCCGGCTGCCTGCAGCTCAACCCGCGGACTTTCCTCCccgagcagagccaggaggtgCCGCCGCacgtggcggcggcggcggcggcggcgggcgcgccCTTCCCGGCGCATCCCTACCCCTACCAGTCGCCGGGCTTGCCCAGCCCGCCCTACGGCACCATGGACAGCTCCCACCTCTTCCACCTCAAGCCGCCGCACGCCTACGGCGCCGCGCTGGAGCCCTTCTTCGAGAGCGGGCTGGCGGAGGGCGCCAGCCCCGCCTTCGACGGGCCGCTCAGCCCGCCCCTCAGCGTGAACGGCAACTTCTCCTTCAAGCACGAGCCGGCCGCCGACTTCGACAAGAGCTACGCCTTCTCCATGCACtaccccgccgccgccgccgcgctggccgccgcgcccgcccaCGCCGCCATCTtcccgcccgccgcctcccgctGCGAGATCCCGGTGGACGGGCTGGCGCCCTACGAGGGCCACCCGCACCACGAGCGCGTCCTCAGCGCCCAGCTCAACGCCATCTTCCACGACTGA
- the NEUROD1 gene encoding neurogenic differentiation factor 1 isoform X2 — translation MTKSYSESGLMGEPQPQGPPSWTDECLSSQDEEHEVDKKEEDLEGLHAEAEEDSLRNGEEEDEEDDLDEEEEEEEEEEDDDQKPKRRGPKKKKMTKARMERFKLRRMKANARERNRMHGLNAALDNLRKVVPCYSKTQKLSKIETLRLAKNYIWALSEILRSGKSPDLVSFVQTLCKGLSQPTTNLVAGCLQLNPRTFLPEQSQEVPPHVAAAAAAAGAPFPAHPYPYQSPGLPSPPYGTMDSSHLFHLKPPHAYGAALEPFFESGLAEGASPAFDGPLSPPLSVNGNFSFKHEPAADFDKSYAFSMHYPAAAAALAAAPAHAAIFPPAASRCEIPVDGLAPYEGHPHHERVLSAQLNAIFHD, via the coding sequence ATGACCAAGTCGTACAGCGAGAGCGGGCTGATGGGCGAGCCCCAGCCGCAGGGCCCCCCGAGCTGGACGGACGAGTGCCTCAGCTCCCAGGACGAGGAGCACGAGGTGGACAAGAAAGAGGAGGACCTGGAGGGTCTGCACGCTGAGGCCGAGGAGGACTCCCTGCGGAACGGAGAGGAAGAGGACGAGGAAGACGACTTGGacgaagaggaggaggaagaggaggaggaggaagacgaCGACCAGAAGCCCAAGAGGCGGGGCcccaagaagaagaagatgaCCAAGGCGCGCATGGAGCGGTTCAAGCTGCGGCGCATGAAGGCCAACGCCCGGGAGCGCAACCGCATGCACGGGCTGAACGCGGCCCTGGACAACCTGCGCAAGGTGGTGCCCTGCTACTCCAAGACGCAGAAGCTCTCCAAGATCGAGACCCTGCGCCTGGCCAAGAACTACATCTGGGCACTTTCCGAGATCCTCCGCTCGGGCAAGAGCCCGGACCTGGTGTCCTTCGTGCAGACCCTCTGCAAGGGCCTGTCGCAGCCCACCACCAACTTGGTGGCCGGCTGCCTGCAGCTCAACCCGCGGACTTTCCTCCccgagcagagccaggaggtgCCGCCGCacgtggcggcggcggcggcggcggcgggcgcgccCTTCCCGGCGCATCCCTACCCCTACCAGTCGCCGGGCTTGCCCAGCCCGCCCTACGGCACCATGGACAGCTCCCACCTCTTCCACCTCAAGCCGCCGCACGCCTACGGCGCCGCGCTGGAGCCCTTCTTCGAGAGCGGGCTGGCGGAGGGCGCCAGCCCCGCCTTCGACGGGCCGCTCAGCCCGCCCCTCAGCGTGAACGGCAACTTCTCCTTCAAGCACGAGCCGGCCGCCGACTTCGACAAGAGCTACGCCTTCTCCATGCACtaccccgccgccgccgccgcgctggccgccgcgcccgcccaCGCCGCCATCTtcccgcccgccgcctcccgctGCGAGATCCCGGTGGACGGGCTGGCGCCCTACGAGGGCCACCCGCACCACGAGCGCGTCCTCAGCGCCCAGCTCAACGCCATCTTCCACGACTGA